A window of the Aliivibrio salmonicida LFI1238 genome harbors these coding sequences:
- a CDS encoding DUF4150 domain-containing protein: MAATVGANGLSVVHQGSGGEASADSPDVCATTVGNSTVNIAYGNSAKSSDLADGSTTVTMDSGNSVALKGSTFSKSSGDEGGDKKGVSSGTIQGEAAFTSASPTVKIEGQGVARQSDAMTMNSGNTTCSGVQNPAFQVSTPEPEMYSVTVHCENLSNAPFKVKDGDDNVVATGELDGTGKCTLPPLPEDMRLEVEYEESSKPYRWAPGPVDFNLRNGKLLDDAFFSLAAGSQYPFWQRKPNSRAEQYQWGILSCQTYPNDTLQSMIELDAKYLSPQHFTYWDAEEFAIALLKVMDKDPMEQKDVRYLVSQLLCITSPNISTSLYADAIYSFIWLDESTSYTELWANMRYFGNGDPKNGWESIDWSSAAQHINKVADAFFERFLSRLECVKNNASLTGYTEVEKVTLVHIDTVKRVRKQLVDQIKVLLDDTKTKIQAIIDKGGEKPPVVLRPNQIVASTYDLHDKLYIKTPKLDKPKIEKDDAVDIDDTYLVFSDVEITIENFVKETYLSTDPEIIDHFIKTNPHLKRSFHQIIEGMPLVVSPWKKTHDDEAYAIAQADELMTEFLKLSSEEKKWFAQHHETTANALLIVATSNLDVNEGSSDSSDLSNINLSHLLAGSGAVIAGAQVQGNKISQRMTSFAEYSKFVATKTEGLSGQALYSNEDYKKWRSTARTFKSEMKNIISEVGKPGYFKSIQVNNINRYFNVDKRQLYKAKDFSKTISGINMTALYKESMSFSKGLKTGGWLVTGLGLYGNAQSIYQTCDMNGVISEACGRSSTKNISSGAVNVLGGAAIGYGLALAPVTGGLSIVLTGVGAFVWGVYGGDISNSVGDWVEGKIFD, encoded by the coding sequence TTGGCTGCGACAGTAGGAGCAAATGGGTTAAGTGTTGTTCATCAAGGCTCAGGTGGAGAAGCAAGTGCAGATTCACCTGATGTTTGTGCTACGACTGTTGGTAATTCAACGGTAAACATTGCTTATGGAAACTCAGCTAAATCGTCTGATTTAGCTGATGGCTCTACAACGGTAACTATGGATAGTGGTAATTCCGTCGCACTTAAAGGATCTACATTTTCGAAAAGCTCTGGAGATGAAGGTGGTGATAAAAAAGGGGTATCTTCTGGCACAATTCAAGGAGAGGCTGCATTTACCTCAGCATCCCCAACAGTAAAGATCGAAGGACAAGGCGTTGCAAGACAATCCGATGCAATGACGATGAACTCTGGTAATACTACGTGCAGCGGTGTTCAAAATCCTGCATTTCAAGTCAGCACACCAGAACCAGAAATGTACTCTGTCACTGTACATTGTGAAAATTTGTCTAATGCCCCGTTTAAGGTAAAAGATGGCGATGATAATGTTGTGGCCACTGGTGAGTTGGATGGAACCGGTAAATGTACGCTTCCCCCATTGCCAGAAGATATGCGTCTAGAAGTTGAATATGAAGAAAGCTCGAAACCTTATCGCTGGGCTCCTGGTCCAGTTGATTTTAATCTACGGAACGGAAAACTGCTTGATGATGCTTTCTTCTCTCTAGCCGCGGGATCTCAATATCCTTTTTGGCAAAGAAAACCTAATAGCCGTGCTGAGCAATATCAGTGGGGTATTTTAAGTTGCCAGACATACCCAAACGATACGCTTCAATCTATGATTGAATTAGACGCGAAATATCTCTCACCTCAACATTTTACCTATTGGGATGCAGAAGAGTTTGCCATTGCGTTATTAAAAGTAATGGATAAAGATCCAATGGAGCAAAAAGATGTTCGATACCTTGTGTCACAACTTCTTTGTATTACTTCACCAAACATCTCTACATCATTGTATGCCGATGCTATTTACTCCTTTATTTGGTTAGATGAATCTACCTCTTATACTGAGTTGTGGGCAAATATGCGTTATTTTGGTAATGGAGACCCAAAAAATGGGTGGGAGAGTATTGATTGGAGTAGTGCGGCACAACATATAAACAAAGTGGCGGATGCTTTTTTTGAGCGTTTTTTATCGCGATTAGAGTGTGTAAAAAATAACGCATCATTAACGGGGTATACAGAAGTTGAAAAAGTGACACTTGTTCATATTGATACTGTAAAGCGTGTAAGGAAACAGCTTGTAGACCAAATTAAAGTTTTATTAGATGACACGAAAACTAAAATACAAGCGATTATCGACAAAGGTGGAGAAAAGCCCCCAGTGGTATTGAGACCAAATCAGATAGTGGCGAGTACGTATGACTTACACGATAAGTTATATATTAAAACGCCAAAGCTTGATAAACCTAAGATCGAAAAAGATGACGCAGTAGATATTGATGACACGTATTTAGTTTTTTCTGATGTGGAAATAACTATTGAAAATTTTGTTAAAGAAACATATTTATCAACTGACCCTGAAATCATAGATCATTTTATTAAAACTAATCCGCATTTAAAGCGCAGTTTCCATCAAATTATCGAAGGCATGCCGTTGGTAGTTTCTCCTTGGAAAAAAACGCATGATGATGAAGCGTATGCTATTGCTCAAGCAGATGAGCTGATGACCGAGTTTCTAAAATTATCGAGTGAAGAGAAAAAATGGTTCGCGCAACATCACGAAACTACAGCTAACGCATTATTAATTGTAGCAACATCCAATTTAGATGTTAATGAGGGTAGTAGTGATAGTTCAGATCTTAGTAATATTAACTTAAGCCACCTTTTAGCTGGGAGTGGCGCTGTTATTGCGGGGGCTCAAGTTCAAGGCAATAAAATTAGTCAGAGAATGACATCGTTTGCAGAATACTCTAAATTTGTTGCTACAAAAACGGAAGGATTGTCAGGGCAAGCTTTATACTCAAATGAAGATTATAAAAAATGGCGAAGTACAGCTAGAACCTTTAAATCTGAGATGAAAAATATTATTTCAGAGGTCGGTAAGCCTGGCTATTTTAAATCTATCCAAGTAAACAATATCAACCGTTATTTTAATGTAGATAAGCGTCAGTTATATAAAGCGAAAGACTTCTCTAAGACTATTTCTGGTATTAATATGACTGCTTTATATAAAGAATCGATGTCTTTTAGTAAAGGCTTAAAAACTGGGGGCTGGTTAGTTACAGGTTTAGGACTTTATGGTAATGCCCAAAGTATTTATCAAACCTGTGATATGAATGGTGTTATTAGTGAAGCGTGCGGAAGATCTAGCACAAAAAATATAAGCTCTGGAGCTGTAAATGTTTTAGGAGGAGCAGCCATTGGTTATGGATTGGCACTTGCTCCTGTAACTGGAGGACTATCTATTGTGTTAACTGGAGTTGGGGCGTTTGTTTGGGGTGTTTACGGTGGCGATATCTCAAATAGCGTCGGAGATTGGGTTGAGGGTAAAATATTTGATTGA
- a CDS encoding YcbX family protein yields the protein MDVIVNQVNTNSNLTQINVFPVKSVTGVSLPSAQVEKQGLQCDRRFMVATLDGAMITARTHPNMVKVKAIIEPDGLILCYPGLLDLHLIFDNFEMKDVNTTVWSDSFSAYSTTQEANQWFSAILGLKTQLLYSGKQSNRVREKIRTNVSFADGYPLLVISEASLVELNKRSTGHQTMAQFRTNLVVSGTEAFIEDSWKRIRIGEVEFETVKPCQRCILTTINPNTAQYHPNKEPLKTFSTFRADDSGKVYFGQNLIAKNEGTINVGDAIEVLETKEKEYYADSGTITTSKPAASGTVKTENEDKPKEITISLNGNLFTGNTDDPLLQQVEAAGLSINNSCRAGLCGACRVTLESGDVEQEDSPALNQRLKDAGMILACCSIPKSDIEVVD from the coding sequence ATGGATGTTATTGTGAACCAAGTAAATACCAACTCAAATCTAACCCAAATAAATGTCTTCCCTGTAAAATCAGTTACAGGGGTTTCACTGCCCTCAGCTCAGGTCGAAAAACAAGGTTTACAATGTGATCGTCGTTTCATGGTCGCAACACTTGATGGGGCAATGATCACCGCTCGAACACATCCAAACATGGTTAAAGTTAAAGCAATCATAGAACCTGATGGGTTAATACTTTGCTACCCGGGTTTACTTGATTTACACCTAATTTTTGATAATTTTGAAATGAAAGACGTTAATACTACGGTCTGGAGTGATTCATTTTCTGCCTACAGTACCACTCAAGAGGCAAACCAGTGGTTCTCTGCAATTTTAGGCCTTAAAACACAACTGCTTTATTCTGGTAAGCAATCTAATCGTGTTCGTGAAAAAATAAGAACTAACGTCAGTTTTGCCGATGGTTATCCATTACTCGTGATCAGCGAAGCCTCTCTGGTTGAACTAAACAAACGCAGTACTGGCCACCAAACGATGGCACAATTTAGAACAAACCTTGTGGTATCAGGAACAGAAGCATTCATAGAAGATTCTTGGAAACGAATCCGTATTGGTGAGGTTGAATTTGAAACAGTGAAACCTTGTCAACGTTGTATTCTTACCACCATCAATCCAAATACGGCACAATATCATCCAAACAAAGAGCCATTAAAAACATTCTCGACTTTCCGCGCTGATGACTCTGGAAAGGTCTATTTTGGTCAAAACCTAATCGCAAAAAACGAAGGTACAATTAACGTCGGTGATGCGATTGAAGTATTAGAAACCAAAGAGAAAGAATATTATGCCGACTCAGGTACTATTACTACGAGCAAGCCCGCTGCATCTGGTACCGTGAAAACAGAAAACGAAGATAAACCAAAAGAGATCACCATTAGCTTAAACGGCAATTTATTCACCGGAAATACTGACGATCCTTTACTTCAACAAGTAGAAGCGGCCGGTCTAAGTATTAACAATAGCTGTCGTGCCGGTTTATGTGGAGCATGTCGAGTGACTTTAGAATCTGGCGACGTTGAGCAAGAAGATTCTCCGGCACTAAATCAACGCCTCAAGGATGCAGGGATGATCTTAGCGTGCTGTTCTATTCCAAAATCAGACATTGAAGTCGTTGACTAA